One stretch of Nocardia mangyaensis DNA includes these proteins:
- a CDS encoding NUDIX hydrolase: MSAESLHASATELLTDWRPEERADRSLREAMLAFLGSAPRGCLREHAPGHITASAIVFSHDRSEVLLTLHPRVGRWIQLGGHCEPGDETVAGAALREATEESGIADLRLTPGLYGAQAHPITCSLGLPTRHLDLLFELVAPPEAVPVRSAESTDLRWWPVAGLPPGADVALRA, encoded by the coding sequence ATGAGCGCGGAATCCCTGCACGCCTCGGCGACGGAACTGCTCACCGATTGGCGGCCCGAGGAGCGCGCGGATCGCTCACTGCGCGAGGCGATGCTGGCGTTCCTCGGTTCGGCGCCGCGCGGCTGTCTGCGTGAACACGCGCCCGGGCACATCACGGCCTCGGCGATCGTGTTCTCCCACGACCGCAGCGAAGTGCTGCTGACCCTGCATCCGCGGGTGGGTCGCTGGATCCAGCTCGGCGGCCACTGCGAGCCCGGCGACGAGACGGTGGCCGGTGCCGCCCTGCGCGAGGCGACCGAGGAATCGGGGATCGCGGACCTGCGCCTGACGCCCGGTCTCTACGGCGCCCAGGCGCATCCGATCACCTGCTCGCTCGGACTGCCGACACGGCACCTCGACCTGCTGTTCGAGCTGGTCGCGCCGCCCGAGGCGGTGCCGGTGCGCAGTGCCGAGTCGACCGATCTGCGGTGGTGGCCGGTGGCCGGGCTACCACCTGGCGCCGATGTCGCGCTGCGCGCGTAA
- a CDS encoding rubredoxin translates to MSSYKCPVCDYVYDETRGAPREGFPAGTRWAAVPDDWCCPDCGVREKIDFEAVGVSQ, encoded by the coding sequence ATGAGTTCCTACAAGTGCCCGGTCTGTGATTATGTCTACGACGAAACGCGAGGAGCCCCGCGCGAGGGATTTCCGGCAGGCACACGGTGGGCGGCGGTGCCCGACGACTGGTGTTGTCCGGACTGCGGTGTGCGGGAAAAGATCGACTTCGAGGCGGTAGGAGTTTCCCAGTGA
- a CDS encoding tobH protein, whose translation MIAGTPVFDLDDAASLEAADTGGALRSAASGGAQVRATAAAVAETSLTERLAELRPRSLVLVTGSGRATRAAGLLVATLGDRAGLPIVPVSSLPPWVGPLDVVLVAGDDAGDPRLIDAVDRALRRSAEVVIAAPNEGPLRAVAAGRAIVLEPRVPVLDHNRLLRFLAVGIAVLRGIDAQRSGPATPDLTALADMLDAEALRDGPHNEVFHNPAKTLAARMHGVGVVLAGDSPAAVELAGHGTEVLLQSAGRLASAADLADVVAAVGRLTAAAGGSAPGFDPLFHDEELDGPAPVDRVRVLALSVHPDQAAARRKLAVFEGTGAGLVDADLVHADVDVLRSQLDEPGSAPSTESATAGSAAGGGHGSELEQLAVLAVRLDMAAAYLRLTGARGTAAPEPDRYHDGGRY comes from the coding sequence ATGATCGCTGGAACACCGGTATTCGACCTCGACGATGCCGCGTCGCTGGAGGCCGCCGACACCGGCGGCGCCTTACGCTCGGCCGCATCCGGCGGGGCCCAGGTGCGGGCGACGGCGGCCGCGGTCGCGGAGACCTCGCTCACCGAACGACTCGCCGAGCTGCGCCCGCGCAGTCTCGTGCTGGTCACCGGCTCGGGCCGGGCGACACGCGCGGCCGGACTCCTCGTCGCCACCCTGGGCGATCGGGCCGGGCTGCCGATCGTGCCGGTCAGCTCGCTGCCGCCCTGGGTCGGCCCGCTGGACGTGGTCCTGGTCGCCGGGGACGACGCGGGCGATCCCCGCCTGATCGATGCCGTCGATCGTGCGCTGCGCCGCAGTGCCGAAGTGGTGATCGCGGCGCCGAACGAAGGCCCACTGCGTGCGGTCGCGGCCGGTCGGGCGATCGTGCTCGAACCGAGGGTGCCGGTCCTCGACCACAACCGGCTGCTGCGATTCCTCGCCGTGGGCATCGCGGTGCTGCGCGGCATCGACGCCCAGCGCAGCGGACCCGCTACCCCCGACCTCACCGCGCTGGCCGACATGCTCGACGCCGAGGCGCTGCGCGACGGCCCGCACAACGAGGTCTTCCACAACCCGGCCAAGACCCTGGCCGCGCGGATGCACGGGGTCGGCGTCGTGCTGGCCGGTGACTCCCCGGCCGCGGTCGAACTGGCCGGGCACGGCACCGAGGTGCTGTTGCAGTCGGCGGGCAGGCTGGCCTCGGCCGCCGATCTGGCCGACGTGGTCGCCGCGGTCGGTCGCCTGACCGCGGCCGCGGGCGGCAGCGCGCCGGGTTTCGATCCGCTGTTCCACGACGAGGAACTCGACGGCCCCGCGCCGGTCGACCGGGTGCGGGTCCTGGCGCTGAGCGTGCACCCCGATCAGGCCGCCGCCCGGCGCAAGCTGGCGGTGTTCGAGGGCACGGGCGCCGGACTGGTCGATGCCGATCTGGTGCACGCCGATGTCGATGTGCTGCGGTCCCAGCTCGACGAGCCGGGCTCCGCACCGAGCACCGAGAGCGCGACCGCCGGCTCGGCGGCGGGGGGCGGCCATGGCAGCGAGCTCGAGCAGCTGGCCGTACTGGCCGTGCGCCTCGACATGGCCGCGGCCTATCTCCGACTGACCGGTGCGCGCGGTACGGCCGCGCCCGAGCCGGATCGATACCACGACGGGGGACGCTACTAG
- a CDS encoding metallopeptidase family protein — MARSRRHPPAPTARSVTRRGRGVRGPMLPPTVPAWRTRGQKFDRLVLEAFAPLDTRWHDRLTKLDIAVDDVPKIRPLHPDSVTWPDEVVADGPVPLSRLIPAGVDSRGAATRARVVLFRKPLELRAADPDDLVELLREVLVQQIATYLGVDPDLIDPEPE; from the coding sequence ATGGCCCGATCCCGGCGTCATCCCCCGGCACCCACCGCACGCTCGGTGACCCGCCGAGGCCGAGGTGTTCGTGGCCCCATGCTCCCGCCGACGGTGCCCGCGTGGCGCACCAGGGGGCAGAAATTCGACCGGCTGGTGCTCGAGGCCTTCGCACCGCTGGACACCCGCTGGCACGACCGGCTCACCAAGCTCGACATCGCCGTCGACGACGTGCCGAAAATCCGTCCACTGCATCCCGATTCGGTCACCTGGCCGGACGAGGTGGTCGCCGACGGACCGGTGCCGCTGTCGCGACTGATTCCCGCCGGTGTCGACTCCCGTGGCGCGGCCACCCGGGCCAGGGTGGTGCTGTTCCGCAAGCCACTCGAATTGCGCGCCGCCGATCCCGACGATCTGGTGGAACTGTTGCGCGAAGTGCTCGTGCAACAGATCGCGACCTATCTCGGCGTCGACCCGGACCTGATCGATCCAGAACCCGAATAG
- a CDS encoding WhiB family transcriptional regulator — MFESIEEQWQERALCAQTDPEAFFPEKGGSTREAKRICLGCEVRDQCLEYALAHDERFGIWGGLSERERRRLKRGIG, encoded by the coding sequence ATGTTCGAGTCCATCGAGGAACAGTGGCAAGAGCGCGCACTGTGCGCTCAGACAGACCCCGAGGCGTTCTTCCCCGAGAAGGGCGGCTCGACTCGTGAGGCGAAGCGAATCTGCTTGGGCTGTGAAGTACGCGATCAGTGCCTGGAATACGCACTGGCGCATGATGAACGTTTCGGTATCTGGGGCGGTCTCTCGGAACGAGAGCGTCGCAGGCTGAAGCGCGGAATCGGTTAA
- a CDS encoding phosphomannomutase/phosphoglucomutase, with protein MTTVARSSELVNAVIKAYDVRGVVGEQIDAGFVEDVGASFARLMRAEGATQVVIGHDMRESSPALSRAFAEGVQGQGLDVVHIGLASTDQLYFASGRLGCPGAMFTASHNPARYNGIKLCRANALPVGQDTGLATIAAEVVDGVPAYDGAPGTTTTTDLLDDYASFLRELVPLDQIRPLTIAVDAGNGMGGHTVPAVLGALGPITIVPLYFELDGSFPNHEANPLDPKNLVDLQALVRSSGADIGLAFDGDADRCFVVDERGEPVSPSAITALVAQRELAKEPGATVIHNLITSRAVPELVEELGGKPVRTRVGHSFIKQEMASTGAVFGGEHSAHYYFRAFWGADSGMLAALHVLAALGEGQRPVSELMAAYDVYAASGEINSTVADAAERTAAVLAAFADRTESVDRLDGVTVDLGDHAWFNLRASNTEPLLRLNVEAGSQADVNALVTEILSIVRA; from the coding sequence ATGACGACTGTCGCGCGCTCCAGCGAACTCGTGAACGCCGTGATCAAGGCCTATGACGTCCGCGGAGTGGTGGGCGAACAGATCGACGCGGGGTTCGTCGAAGACGTCGGCGCCTCCTTCGCCCGGTTGATGCGCGCCGAAGGCGCGACCCAGGTCGTGATCGGGCACGACATGCGCGAGTCCTCCCCCGCCCTGTCGCGGGCCTTCGCCGAAGGAGTGCAGGGGCAGGGCCTCGATGTGGTGCACATCGGGCTGGCTTCCACCGATCAGCTCTACTTCGCCTCCGGCCGGCTCGGCTGCCCCGGCGCCATGTTCACCGCCAGCCACAACCCGGCCCGCTACAACGGCATCAAGCTGTGCCGGGCCAACGCGCTGCCGGTCGGGCAGGACACCGGACTGGCCACCATCGCCGCCGAGGTCGTCGACGGCGTGCCCGCCTACGACGGCGCACCGGGCACCACGACCACCACCGATCTGCTCGACGACTACGCGAGCTTCCTGCGCGAGCTGGTGCCCCTCGACCAGATCCGGCCGCTGACCATCGCGGTCGACGCGGGCAACGGCATGGGCGGGCACACGGTGCCCGCCGTGCTCGGCGCGCTCGGCCCGATCACCATCGTGCCGCTGTACTTCGAACTCGACGGCTCGTTCCCCAACCACGAGGCCAACCCGCTGGACCCGAAGAACCTGGTCGACCTGCAGGCGCTGGTCCGTTCCAGCGGGGCCGACATCGGCCTGGCCTTCGACGGCGACGCCGACCGCTGCTTCGTCGTCGACGAGCGCGGCGAGCCGGTCTCGCCCTCCGCGATCACCGCGCTGGTGGCCCAGCGCGAGCTGGCCAAGGAGCCGGGCGCGACCGTCATCCACAACCTGATCACCTCGCGAGCGGTGCCCGAACTGGTCGAGGAGCTGGGCGGCAAGCCGGTACGCACCCGAGTCGGGCACTCGTTCATCAAGCAGGAGATGGCCTCGACCGGCGCGGTGTTCGGTGGCGAGCACTCCGCGCACTACTACTTCCGCGCCTTCTGGGGTGCCGACTCGGGCATGCTGGCCGCGCTGCACGTGCTGGCCGCCCTCGGTGAGGGTCAGCGGCCGGTCTCGGAGCTGATGGCCGCCTACGACGTCTACGCGGCCTCCGGCGAGATCAACTCCACCGTCGCCGACGCCGCCGAGCGCACCGCGGCCGTGCTCGCCGCCTTCGCCGACCGCACGGAGTCGGTGGACCGTCTCGACGGCGTGACCGTCGATCTCGGCGACCACGCCTGGTTCAACCTGCGTGCCTCCAATACCGAACCACTGCTTCGGCTCAACGTCGAAGCCGGATCGCAGGCCGACGTAAACGCACTCGTGACCGAGATCCTGAGCATCGTCCGCGCCTGA
- a CDS encoding alkane 1-monooxygenase, with protein MSTDANASEQRVAPPQWRDAKRYLWLWGLFAPTGLFTIAIPLIWGLNQLGWHGLAHVPFWLGPVLVYLVIPMADLFFGPDGDNPPDEVMEYLENDKYYRYLTYLYLPFQYASLIFACYIITAPNLHWLGFSGGASLVDKIGIAISVGMIGGIGINTAHELGHKKVEMERWLARIALAQSFYGHFYIEHNRGHHVRVATPEDPASARIGETFWAFWPRTVWGSFRSAWHLEKERLGRLDKSPWTLRNDVLNAWAMSVVLWLGLIAVFGIEVLPYLILQAIIGFSLLESVNYLEHYGLVRQKTKSGRYERPAPQHSWNSDHIVTNIFLYHLQRHSDHHAYPTRRYQTLRSWDGAPNLPSGYASMILIAYFPPIWRKVMDKRVLAHYDGDVTRANIEPKRREKVLARYGTEVRP; from the coding sequence ATGTCGACCGATGCCAACGCGTCCGAGCAGCGGGTGGCGCCGCCGCAGTGGCGTGATGCCAAGCGTTATCTGTGGCTGTGGGGCCTGTTCGCCCCGACCGGCCTGTTCACGATCGCGATCCCGCTGATCTGGGGTCTGAACCAACTCGGCTGGCACGGCCTGGCCCACGTGCCGTTCTGGCTGGGGCCGGTCCTGGTCTACCTGGTGATCCCGATGGCCGACCTGTTCTTCGGCCCGGACGGCGACAATCCGCCGGACGAAGTGATGGAGTACCTGGAGAACGACAAGTACTACCGCTACCTCACCTACCTGTACTTGCCGTTCCAGTACGCGTCGCTGATCTTCGCCTGCTACATCATCACCGCGCCGAACCTGCACTGGCTCGGCTTCTCCGGCGGGGCGAGCCTGGTCGACAAGATCGGCATCGCGATCAGCGTCGGCATGATCGGCGGCATCGGCATCAACACCGCGCACGAGCTCGGCCACAAGAAGGTCGAGATGGAGCGCTGGCTCGCCCGCATCGCGCTGGCCCAGTCGTTCTACGGGCACTTCTACATCGAGCACAACCGCGGCCACCACGTCCGCGTCGCCACCCCGGAGGACCCGGCCAGCGCCCGCATCGGTGAGACCTTCTGGGCGTTCTGGCCGCGCACCGTGTGGGGCAGCTTCCGCTCGGCGTGGCATCTGGAGAAAGAACGCCTCGGCCGACTGGACAAGAGTCCGTGGACGCTGCGCAATGATGTGCTCAACGCCTGGGCGATGTCGGTGGTGCTGTGGCTCGGCCTGATCGCGGTCTTCGGCATCGAGGTGCTGCCGTATCTGATCCTGCAGGCCATCATCGGCTTCAGCCTGCTCGAGTCGGTGAACTACCTCGAGCACTACGGCCTGGTGCGGCAGAAGACCAAGAGTGGACGCTATGAGCGGCCCGCGCCCCAGCACAGCTGGAACAGCGACCACATCGTCACCAACATCTTCCTGTACCACCTGCAGCGACACAGCGACCACCACGCGTACCCGACGCGGCGCTATCAGACCCTGCGCAGTTGGGACGGTGCGCCGAATCTGCCGAGCGGCTACGCCAGCATGATCCTGATCGCCTACTTCCCGCCGATCTGGCGCAAGGTGATGGACAAGCGCGTGCTCGCCCACTACGACGGCGACGTCACCCGCGCCAACATCGAACCCAAGCGTCGGGAGAAGGTGCTGGCGCGGTACGGGACGGAGGTCCGGCCATGA
- the manA gene encoding mannose-6-phosphate isomerase, class I, whose translation MQELVGALRSYAWGSRTALAQLCGRPVPSAHPEAELWFGAHPADPAHIKTNGNTRSLLAVLDADPVHELGPVAEAFGDRLPFLLKILAAEEPLSLQAHPSSAQARAGFERENRTGVPLDSPLRNYRDDSHKPELVVALERFEALAGFRDPHRTVDLLRALNVPGLNVYAELLAAQPDSAGLRTLFTTWITLPPAALSALLPTVLEGCVRYLSGKGAREFTAEVRTALELAEVYPGDAGVLAALLLNRLTLEPGQALFLAAGNLHAYLRGVGVEIMANSDNVLRGGLTPKHVDVPELLRVLDFEPIDLPIIEPEPGGDGGVRYRTPAPEFALCRFDLPAGAEPVVLADAGPGIVLCTEGTVELFQNGRVLTVERGGAAWISAADTDIRARAIRGAAQLFSACVGNHH comes from the coding sequence GTGCAGGAACTCGTTGGTGCGCTGCGTTCTTACGCATGGGGATCGCGCACCGCGCTCGCTCAGCTGTGCGGCAGGCCGGTGCCCTCGGCCCATCCCGAGGCCGAACTCTGGTTCGGAGCGCACCCGGCCGATCCCGCGCACATCAAGACCAACGGCAACACCCGCTCGTTGCTCGCGGTGCTCGATGCCGATCCGGTCCACGAACTCGGGCCGGTCGCCGAGGCCTTCGGTGACCGGCTGCCGTTCCTGCTCAAGATCCTGGCCGCCGAGGAACCGCTGTCGCTGCAGGCCCATCCCAGTTCGGCGCAGGCACGGGCCGGTTTCGAGCGGGAGAACCGCACCGGGGTGCCGTTGGACTCGCCGCTGCGCAACTACCGCGACGACAGCCACAAGCCGGAGCTGGTCGTCGCGCTCGAACGGTTCGAGGCGCTGGCCGGGTTCCGCGATCCGCACCGCACCGTCGACCTGCTGCGCGCGCTGAACGTCCCCGGGCTCAATGTCTACGCCGAACTGCTTGCCGCTCAGCCCGATTCGGCGGGTCTGCGGACGCTGTTCACCACCTGGATCACGCTGCCGCCCGCCGCGCTGTCGGCGCTGCTGCCCACCGTGCTCGAAGGGTGTGTGCGCTACCTGTCCGGGAAGGGCGCACGCGAGTTCACCGCCGAGGTTCGCACCGCACTCGAGCTGGCCGAGGTCTATCCCGGCGACGCGGGCGTGCTGGCCGCGCTGCTGCTCAACCGGCTGACCCTCGAACCCGGGCAGGCGCTGTTCCTGGCAGCCGGAAATCTGCACGCCTACCTGCGCGGGGTCGGCGTGGAGATCATGGCCAACTCCGACAACGTGCTGCGTGGTGGGCTCACCCCCAAGCACGTCGACGTGCCGGAACTGCTGCGGGTGCTCGACTTCGAACCCATCGACCTGCCGATCATCGAACCCGAGCCGGGCGGGGACGGTGGCGTCCGGTACCGCACGCCCGCACCGGAGTTCGCGCTGTGCCGGTTCGATCTGCCCGCCGGCGCCGAACCGGTGGTACTGGCCGATGCCGGGCCCGGGATCGTGTTGTGCACCGAGGGCACGGTCGAGCTGTTCCAGAACGGGCGCGTGCTCACCGTCGAGCGGGGTGGTGCGGCCTGGATCTCCGCGGCCGACACCGATATCCGCGCTCGCGCGATCCGTGGGGCCGCGCAGTTGTTCAGCGCGTGCGTCGGTAATCACCACTGA
- a CDS encoding DUF3499 domain-containing protein, with translation MRRCCRPGCKNPAVATLTYVYSDSTAVVGPLATVAEPHSWDLCETHACRITAPKGWELVRHEGGFSSSTPDDDDLTALAEAVREAGLRRRPGDPDQPGYRDTAPAAPRTTRTGRRGHLRVLPDP, from the coding sequence ATGCGTCGTTGCTGCCGACCCGGCTGCAAGAACCCGGCTGTAGCGACGCTGACGTATGTGTACTCCGATTCGACCGCCGTCGTCGGACCACTGGCCACCGTCGCCGAACCACATTCCTGGGATCTGTGCGAAACCCACGCCTGCCGCATCACCGCCCCCAAAGGCTGGGAACTGGTGCGCCACGAAGGCGGCTTCTCCTCCAGCACACCCGACGACGACGATCTGACCGCCCTGGCCGAAGCCGTCCGTGAGGCCGGCCTGCGCCGCCGCCCCGGCGACCCGGACCAGCCCGGCTACCGCGACACCGCCCCCGCGGCCCCACGCACCACTCGCACCGGCCGCCGCGGCCACCTACGAGTCCTCCCCGACCCGTAA
- the cofD gene encoding 2-phospho-L-lactate transferase — MTAQHAAREPEIAVLVGGVGGARFLQGVRQLLPDADISAIVNVGDDVWMHGLRICPDLDTCMYTLGGGIDTERGWGHRNETWHAKEELAKYNAQPDWFGLGDRDIATHLIRTEMLNAGYPLSAVTEALCNRWQPGVRLIPATDDRCETHVVVSDPDNAGERRAIHFQEWWVRYRAALPTHGFASIGAEQASPAPNVTDIIASADAVLLAPSNPVVSIGAILSVPGIRGALRTTDAKVIGLSPVIDGKPLRGMADECLSVIGVESTAEAIGRHYGARSATGILDGWLVHSTDTADVPGVEVRSVPLLMTDPEATAEMARAALELAGVKV; from the coding sequence GTGACTGCACAACACGCGGCGCGCGAGCCCGAGATCGCCGTTCTGGTCGGCGGCGTGGGCGGTGCCCGCTTCCTCCAGGGCGTCCGGCAGCTGCTGCCCGACGCCGACATCTCCGCGATCGTCAACGTCGGTGACGACGTCTGGATGCACGGCCTCCGGATCTGTCCCGACCTCGACACCTGCATGTACACCCTCGGTGGCGGCATCGACACCGAGCGCGGCTGGGGTCACCGCAACGAGACCTGGCACGCGAAAGAGGAGCTGGCGAAATACAACGCCCAGCCCGATTGGTTCGGCCTGGGCGATCGCGACATCGCCACCCACCTCATTCGCACCGAGATGCTCAACGCCGGATACCCGCTCTCGGCGGTCACCGAAGCGCTGTGCAATCGGTGGCAGCCGGGCGTGCGGCTGATCCCGGCGACCGACGATCGCTGCGAAACCCACGTCGTGGTCAGCGATCCCGACAATGCTGGCGAACGTCGCGCGATCCACTTCCAGGAGTGGTGGGTGCGGTACCGCGCGGCGCTCCCGACCCACGGATTCGCCTCGATCGGCGCCGAACAAGCCTCTCCCGCCCCGAATGTGACCGATATCATAGCGTCCGCTGACGCGGTGTTGCTCGCCCCGTCGAACCCCGTTGTGAGCATCGGCGCGATCCTCTCCGTCCCCGGGATCAGGGGCGCGCTGCGCACCACCGACGCCAAGGTGATCGGGCTGTCCCCGGTGATCGACGGAAAGCCGTTGCGCGGCATGGCCGATGAGTGCCTGTCGGTGATCGGCGTCGAGTCCACCGCCGAGGCGATCGGCCGCCACTACGGTGCCCGCTCGGCCACCGGCATCCTCGACGGCTGGCTGGTGCATTCCACCGACACCGCCGACGTGCCCGGCGTCGAGGTGCGCAGTGTTCCGCTGCTCATGACCGACCCTGAAGCCACAGCCGAAATGGCCCGTGCCGCACTGGAACTGGCGGGAGTCAAGGTATGA
- a CDS encoding TetR family transcriptional regulator, whose translation MRELLTERDWSKITLGDVAARAGVSRQTLYNEFGSRSGLSQAYALRLADELVDHVREALDANVGDARAAIRVGMSGFFLAAAADPLVRSLLAGEMKPDLLRLITLDAGPLLEHATARLAHVVQHSWVDASDEEADVFAHALVRIALSYIPNPPVPERDAPAEMSALLSPYVEAIVQVRGVRTPVGDNSHDSR comes from the coding sequence ATGCGCGAACTGCTCACCGAGCGGGATTGGTCCAAGATCACCCTCGGTGACGTCGCGGCGCGGGCCGGAGTGAGCAGGCAGACCCTCTACAACGAGTTCGGTTCTCGCTCCGGCCTTTCCCAGGCCTACGCGCTGCGCCTGGCCGACGAACTCGTCGACCATGTGCGCGAGGCGCTCGACGCCAATGTCGGCGACGCTCGCGCCGCCATCCGGGTCGGCATGTCCGGCTTCTTCCTCGCCGCCGCGGCCGACCCGCTGGTGCGCTCGCTGCTGGCGGGGGAGATGAAGCCGGACCTGCTGCGCCTGATCACCCTCGACGCGGGACCATTGCTCGAACACGCCACCGCGCGGCTGGCACATGTGGTTCAGCACAGTTGGGTCGACGCGAGCGACGAGGAGGCCGACGTGTTCGCGCACGCCCTGGTGCGGATCGCGCTGAGCTACATCCCGAATCCGCCGGTGCCCGAACGTGATGCTCCCGCCGAGATGAGCGCCCTGCTCAGTCCCTATGTGGAGGCGATCGTGCAGGTGCGAGGTGTCCGCACCCCAGTCGGTGACAATAGTCACGATTCGCGCTGA
- a CDS encoding coenzyme F420-0:L-glutamate ligase, producing the protein MSVLPDHAATELRILPVTGLPEFRPGDDLAEHLAARAPWLADGDVVVITSKIVSKAEGRIVAAPTDPDERDAARRKLVDEEAVRVLARKGRTLITENRLGIVQAASGVDGSNVAEGELVLLPTDPDGSAKALRTALAQRLGVEVAVVITDTMGRAWRNGQIDAAIGSAGLRVLHDYAGAVDGQGNELHVTQVAVADELAAAADLVKGKLGGVPVAVVRGLATEDDGSTAAALLRGGVDDLFWLGTAEAIERGRKEAVPLRRSVRAFSAEPVDPERIRAAVAAGLTAPAPHHTRPVRFVWVREPALRAGLLTAMAEQWRADLTADGLDPERVERRIARGRILFDAPEMIIPFCVPDGAHDYPDARRQGAEQTMFTVAVGAAVQGLLVALAADGLGSCWIGSTIFAPEVTREVLDLDDDWMPLGAIAIGHPLDEPAPRTLGEPGAGLVEL; encoded by the coding sequence ATGAGTGTGCTGCCCGACCACGCCGCCACCGAACTGCGGATCCTGCCGGTCACCGGTCTGCCGGAGTTCCGTCCCGGCGACGATCTCGCCGAACATCTTGCCGCGCGGGCGCCTTGGCTCGCCGACGGCGATGTCGTCGTAATCACCAGCAAGATCGTGTCCAAGGCAGAGGGACGCATCGTCGCCGCGCCGACCGATCCCGACGAGCGCGACGCCGCCCGGCGCAAGCTGGTCGATGAGGAGGCGGTACGGGTGCTGGCGCGCAAGGGGCGCACCCTGATCACCGAGAACCGGCTCGGCATCGTGCAGGCCGCTTCCGGCGTCGACGGCTCCAATGTGGCCGAGGGTGAATTGGTGCTGCTGCCCACCGATCCCGACGGCAGTGCCAAAGCCCTGCGGACCGCGCTGGCCCAACGGCTCGGGGTCGAGGTGGCTGTGGTCATCACCGACACCATGGGCCGGGCCTGGCGCAACGGCCAGATCGACGCGGCCATCGGCTCGGCCGGGCTGCGCGTGCTGCACGACTACGCGGGCGCGGTCGATGGACAGGGCAACGAACTACACGTCACCCAGGTGGCCGTCGCCGACGAACTCGCCGCTGCCGCCGATCTGGTGAAGGGCAAGCTCGGCGGCGTCCCGGTGGCCGTGGTCCGCGGGCTGGCGACCGAGGACGACGGGTCCACCGCGGCGGCGTTGCTGCGCGGCGGGGTCGACGACCTGTTCTGGCTGGGCACCGCCGAGGCGATCGAACGGGGACGCAAAGAGGCTGTGCCGCTGCGCCGTTCGGTCCGTGCCTTCTCCGCCGAGCCGGTCGATCCGGAGCGGATCAGAGCCGCCGTCGCCGCCGGCCTCACCGCACCCGCGCCGCATCACACCCGGCCGGTGCGCTTCGTCTGGGTGCGCGAGCCGGCGTTGCGCGCCGGGTTGCTCACCGCCATGGCCGAGCAGTGGCGCGCCGATCTGACCGCCGACGGGCTCGACCCCGAGCGGGTGGAGCGCCGAATCGCGCGCGGGCGCATCCTGTTCGACGCGCCGGAGATGATCATCCCGTTCTGTGTCCCCGACGGCGCGCACGACTATCCCGACGCGCGCCGCCAGGGTGCCGAGCAGACGATGTTCACCGTGGCGGTCGGCGCGGCGGTGCAGGGGCTGCTGGTGGCGCTGGCCGCCGACGGTCTCGGCAGCTGCTGGATCGGCTCGACGATCTTCGCTCCGGAGGTGACCCGCGAGGTACTCGACCTCGACGACGACTGGATGCCCCTGGGCGCCATTGCGATCGGCCACCCGCTCGACGAGCCCGCCCCGCGCACCCTCGGCGAGCCGGGGGCCGGACTGGTCGAGCTGTGA
- a CDS encoding rubredoxin: MTEYKLYQCIQCGFEYDEAEGWPDDGIAPGTRWDDIPDDWSCPDCGAAKADFFMVEIERS, encoded by the coding sequence GTGACCGAATACAAGCTCTACCAGTGTATTCAGTGCGGTTTCGAATACGACGAGGCCGAGGGCTGGCCCGATGACGGCATCGCCCCCGGTACCCGCTGGGACGACATTCCCGACGACTGGAGCTGCCCGGACTGCGGCGCCGCCAAGGCCGACTTCTTCATGGTCGAGATCGAACGTTCGTGA